The following proteins are encoded in a genomic region of Amphiura filiformis chromosome 11, Afil_fr2py, whole genome shotgun sequence:
- the LOC140163501 gene encoding uncharacterized protein, translating to MVSKANRTLGFIKRNLYSCSKEIKNLAYKSLVRPRLEYCGSVWDPHTKELTQKIEAVQNRSARFVCSDYERLSSVTSMKESLDWDLLETRRKATRVTIFHQSLTGHLAIPLENIVHPVRRSSRHSKFIQFQTSKNCLKYSFIPRTTVDWNNLPPTITSTPDKKKFKEELLQYYTRKATNN from the coding sequence ATGGTATCAAAGGCAAATAGAACTCTAGGGTTCATAAAAAGAAATTTGTACTCCTgctcaaaagaaattaaaaaccTGGCATATAAATCTCTAGTAAGACCACGTCTGGAGTATTGTGGGTCCGTTTGGGATCCACACACgaaagaactcacacaaaagataGAAGCAGTGCAGAACAGAAGCGCAAGATTTGTATGTAGTGACTACGAAAGGCTGAGTAGTGTAACATCAATGAAAGAAAGTCTAGACTGGGACCTGTTAGAAACACGCAGGAAGGCTACAAGAGTCACCATCTTCCACCAATCGCTAACAGGTCACCTCGCCATTCCACTGGAAAACATCGTGCACCCAGTCCGACGCTCATCCAGACATAGCAAATTCATACAATTTCAAACATCCAAGAACTGCCTGAAATACTCATTTATTCCACGTACCACTGTTGACTGGAACAATTTACCTCCAACCATAACATCTACTCCGGACAAGAAAAAGTTTAAAGAAGAATTACTACAATATTACACAAGAAAAGCAACCAACAACTAA